ATACCAGCTGTGCAGATACAGTCATGCTGGTGTTTATATATCTCAATACGATCTGCCGCAAGTTCTGAACCCCCCAGAGGGATTCTACTCATTCGAGCCGTTCCATCTGTCGAAGGAGAAAGTGGTCAGTATCATCCAGGTTGAACTCAGAACCTAAATACATTACATTCAGCCCTTTCTTTACTCCATGATCTCAATCCAACACAAACATTTGCCGGTTAAGGCTTACTTCTTAATTCAAGAGCATAATTGCAATGTACTATTTACAACATCATCCAAGTATTCATTATTTGCAATTTGAGAAGACGGTGAGGTAGACAGGGAAACACAAGTACCTTCCATAGGCCATCATTTAGATAGTGCATATTGTCAACGCCAATTCCTTTGTTAATGGTCCTTCTACAGAAATAATCAGATTATTGCCAACAGAAGACATGTTAGTAGATAGGATTATGTCAGATTCAATATTAAGGAAAGCTAAAATCACAAAGAAACTATCAAAAGTGAAGATCAACCACTTCAAACCATTAGAGGCAAACATTGGACACTCAAAAACAGAGTGAGGCAACGAGCATGAGTGTGCTTGGAATATTACTTCCAGACTAAGTATCAGTATTGATCAATACTTCAGAGTGAAACTTACATGTCTTTTGCTGACATCTTTGTATATCCAATTGCCAGTGCGTGTTGTTTGCCTTCAGCCATTATAGCCTGGAAAAAACATAGTTAAACAGAGAAGATGAGAGTCACAGCAGGCATGTTCAAGGGCAGAACAAGCTTGGTAAGAAATTATCATGAACTATGGTGCATAAATCAACCATACAGATGCAATGCAGAATATTTCAATATGTACAGTTTAAAAGTTTATACCCTTCATCTGCAGAATGCAGAAGCACACTAAGGTATACCATTTTTTTTGTTGCAGACTACCTACTGAAGTAGATATTAAACATTCAGTATCAGTAACATATGAACTAGAAATTTAGCATAAGCCATTTACCACTGGTGTTTCCTCCTCAACTTCATCATCCAAGGCACCACCAGGTGATGTCAACCCAGGACACATTATGTTTGCACCAGATAGAACAAATTTGATagcacctctatccacttggaactTTTTCATGATATCAGGATCTGATCAAATGCAAGCACAGTTTTCATACCAGTTAATATTCtcctacaaatcaattgtaacaATGACAGAGGCCAAACAGAAATGTATGACAAACTAAAAAAGGATGATCCCTAAAATTTGTTTCACACATCATGCTATACATCTTGTGTGCATAGATGACATGCCAGAAAATTTGGAAGAAAATTACACTGATGAAGAAGACGCAGGGTTGGCATGTAAGGACCATCACGGATGTTGAAAAATAGAGGGACATTATTCACCACTACAAGATTCAGATGATTTTGGCTGCAGGAATAAAGAAATAAACTGCTATCAGTGCACTTCAAAGGCCACACAAATACTTTTGATCTATTTAATATTATTTCATCAAAAAGTACAAGTACATTTACTTATTCTTCACTTGGCAGAATAGTTAAGAAAAAATGTCAAATACAATTTCAGGTAAGCAATATTATGTACAAAAAAAACATACTGTATAGTTAGCAAGCATGCTGAACAAGAAAGAAAAACTACTAACCATTTAACAACAATCATAGGTGACTTCTTTGGGAGCAAGTCATCTAGCAAAGGTTCAAGGCTGGGGTACTGCAATGTAGTTAATTTTGGTAAGCTAGGCAGAAGATTATGTAACTGAAAGGAAAAGGAAATAGAGGCCCAAGCAGATTCTTTGTAATAACAAAACCTCATCAGCGATACTTTGCCGAATCTTCCGTTGTACAGAGGCCTTAACTTGATTCTGTCCAGATATATCTTCTGAAGAGAACCTGGATGTGTAATAACAAGATTAATAGAGCAGTCTGTGTTAAAACTGCCAAAGATCAGCAACAAAAGATAGAAAAGCCTTGCATAGAGTATAACTTTGCAGTCCATGAACCATTTTGTGTCTGATAATACATACAGTCATAAGGTAATCAACAATGTTTTATATCATGATGTTAGACTATAACAAATTACGTGTATAATTTCCAGCTTAAGATCACTACTTATGGGTCAACCAATAATAATGTCATATCTACTGATTATTCTTGATGGAAACTTCCACCATTCAAGCGACCATCATCAATGTCATATGCTTGCAACAATCAGAATGAAATTTAGTATAAAGCACAGGAGGCACAAGTCAGTTACCTCACTTACTCGGTATAATCATATAGTATTAATTAATGGTTCTGGTAAAATATAAAGAATCCAGAAGAAAAATGACATTACAACAGCAATTCAGCATTCTCTTGTTCCTGGTCAAACTCAAACACTAATGGGACCACACTTCAGTTAAATTGGTACAGGCACAATTTAACTGAAGTCTTGTCACCAGTGATGTTataaaagcttgtccaacaccggttgagatggtttggacatgtccaacggagacctccagaggcaccggtgcgtagtggaatcctaagccaggatagtaacgtgaagagaggcagaggaagactgaagttgacttgggtagaggcaataaaatgagacttgaaaggatggaatatacccaaagacttagccttagataggagtgcttggaagacaactattcacgtgcctgaaccttgattgcttctgctgggtttcaactctagcctaccccaacttgtttgggacttaaagactttgttgttgttgttgttgcttgtCACCAGTGATGTTATAAAACATGACATACTACAAGTATCCAAATTCATAATAGAGAGGTTAGGCTAAATGATTCCTGTACTAATCCTAAAAGGTGTGCAAACAAAATCTTGGCAAAAATTTTGGCTGCCAAAATTATGATAGGACCGATACAGAAACAAAGCAGGCAAGGCAAGCCCTCACAGTAAAGTTAATAACTTTTAGAAATTACAAAATGCACATCTAAAATATCGCAGACAAGATTCTCGACGAAGTATGTAATTCAGTGAAGCTATTGCACTAATAAATACACTTAAAATCATCTTGAAAAGTGAAGAACTACTTAGTTCAAGGGTTTGAAAAGACAAACAACTGTAGTGCAGTGTCCTTTGAAAAGTTTCGCTCCATTTATGATATTGAAACATGGCGGTATGAATCTTAAGAGATGCATTGCAACCAAAGCATGAACACTTTAGCTGGCTCAAATGACGGTACCAAGGGAAAAGAAGCCATGCACTCCAGAGGGATCTGGTGCAAGCAAGTGCAGTAAGAGCTCTCCAGAAATATAAATGTATAGTAGTCCCTCTATGCATTAAATAATTAAAGAAGCGTCATACAAGTCATTTCCCATTACTACAATACTACTCTTAAGAAATCATGGAGATCCACCATTTAGTTTTATATAGTTGTATACATAACTTGAACA
The window above is part of the Miscanthus floridulus cultivar M001 unplaced genomic scaffold, ASM1932011v1 fs_507_1_2, whole genome shotgun sequence genome. Proteins encoded here:
- the LOC136532023 gene encoding uncharacterized protein, which translates into the protein MFKKFSSEDISGQNQVKASVQRKIRQSIADEYPSLEPLLDDLLPKKSPMIVVKCQNHLNLVVVNNVPLFFNIRDGPYMPTLRLLHQYPDIMKKFQVDRGAIKFVLSGANIMCPGLTSPGGALDDEVEEETPVAIMAEGKQHALAIGYTKMSAKDIRTINKGIGVDNMHYLNDGLWKMERLE